One window of the Candidatus Nanopelagicales bacterium genome contains the following:
- a CDS encoding ferric reductase-like transmembrane domain-containing protein yields the protein MNALWFATRSTGLMTLVLLTAVTVLGILTAGGWVHRHWPRLVTSGLHRNLSLLTVLFLGTHIATTVVDGYAPVGWLDAVVPFASPYKTLWLGLGAVAVDLVIALVATSLIRSRLPVRAWRGLHWTAYGAFGLAVLHGLGAGTDTGLDLALSLACLLAVAGTAAVRFGLTRTETYA from the coding sequence GTGAACGCGCTGTGGTTCGCCACGCGGTCCACCGGCCTGATGACGCTGGTACTGCTGACCGCCGTCACGGTGCTCGGCATCCTCACCGCGGGGGGCTGGGTCCACCGGCACTGGCCTCGCCTGGTGACGTCCGGGCTGCACCGGAACCTGTCCCTGCTCACGGTCCTCTTCCTCGGGACGCACATCGCGACGACGGTCGTGGACGGCTACGCCCCGGTCGGCTGGCTGGACGCGGTCGTCCCCTTCGCGTCGCCGTACAAGACGCTGTGGCTGGGGCTCGGAGCGGTGGCGGTCGACCTGGTGATCGCGCTGGTCGCCACCAGCCTGATCCGGTCCCGGCTTCCTGTCCGGGCATGGCGCGGCCTGCACTGGACGGCCTACGGGGCGTTCGGACTGGCCGTGCTGCACGGCCTCGGCGCCGGCACCGACACCGGCCTGGACCTCGCCCTGTCCCTCGCCTGCCTGCTCGCCGTCGCCGGCACCGCCGCGGTGCGCTTCGGCCTGACCCGCACGGAGACGTACGCATGA
- a CDS encoding NADH-ubiquinone oxidoreductase-F iron-sulfur binding region domain-containing protein: protein MTAATTIAPPTATAARLLAGDDGTGRALGLDEHLALHGPLPHRGTARRGSVGPLVSTVDAAGLRGRGGGWFPTARKLRAVADASGQARRRPVVVGNGMEGEPASGKDAVLLSRSPHLVLDGLELAAEAVGSREVYLAVHRGSPVLPAVEHALAERRSRARDRVEITLVTPPERYVASEESALSQYVGRGVALPTSGPRPFERGVSGRPTLVQNVETLAHLALLARHGADWFRSLGTAEAPGTALVTVGGAVGAPGVVEVAVGTPITEVLQRCGGPTGSPQALLTGGYGGAWVGPAAADAPWSPEGLAAVGGVIGAGVLLVLPDTACGLAETARVATWMAGESAGQCGPCRFGLPSVAEDLAGLAARGRSDVRDLQRLRGRLGLVTGRGACRHPDGTARLVGSALRVFEADVVRHTRGTCSAGHRHGWLPVPAGRPVPVPAAGREFR from the coding sequence ATGACCGCCGCCACGACCATCGCGCCCCCGACGGCGACCGCAGCCCGGCTCCTCGCCGGCGACGACGGGACCGGCCGGGCCCTCGGGCTCGACGAGCACCTGGCGCTGCACGGCCCCCTCCCGCACCGGGGCACGGCCCGTCGCGGGTCCGTCGGCCCGCTGGTCTCGACCGTCGACGCGGCGGGGCTGCGCGGCCGCGGGGGTGGCTGGTTCCCGACCGCCCGGAAGCTGCGCGCCGTCGCCGACGCGTCGGGACAGGCCCGCCGGCGTCCGGTGGTCGTCGGCAACGGCATGGAGGGCGAGCCCGCCTCCGGCAAGGACGCCGTCCTGTTGTCGCGATCACCGCACCTGGTGCTCGACGGACTGGAGCTGGCCGCCGAGGCGGTCGGCAGCCGCGAGGTGTACCTGGCCGTCCACCGCGGCAGCCCGGTGCTCCCCGCGGTCGAGCACGCGCTGGCCGAGCGCCGGTCGCGGGCCCGCGACCGGGTCGAGATCACCCTGGTCACCCCGCCGGAGCGCTACGTCGCCAGCGAGGAGTCGGCGCTGTCGCAGTATGTCGGCCGGGGGGTCGCGCTCCCCACCTCCGGTCCGAGGCCGTTCGAGCGCGGGGTGTCCGGGCGTCCGACCCTGGTGCAGAACGTGGAGACGCTGGCCCACCTGGCGCTGCTGGCCCGCCACGGCGCGGACTGGTTCCGCAGCCTCGGCACCGCGGAGGCGCCGGGGACGGCCCTGGTCACCGTGGGTGGTGCCGTCGGTGCGCCGGGCGTCGTCGAGGTCGCGGTGGGCACCCCGATCACCGAGGTGCTCCAGCGCTGCGGCGGTCCCACCGGGTCCCCGCAGGCGCTGCTGACCGGGGGATACGGCGGGGCCTGGGTGGGACCGGCCGCCGCGGACGCGCCGTGGTCGCCGGAGGGGCTGGCGGCGGTGGGCGGGGTCATCGGTGCCGGCGTCCTGCTCGTCCTGCCGGACACCGCCTGCGGGCTGGCCGAGACCGCGCGCGTCGCCACCTGGATGGCGGGCGAGAGCGCCGGGCAGTGCGGGCCGTGCCGGTTCGGGCTGCCCTCGGTCGCCGAGGACCTCGCCGGTCTGGCGGCCCGCGGTCGCTCCGACGTGCGTGACCTGCAGCGGCTCCGCGGCCGGCTCGGGCTGGTGACGGGTCGCGGGGCCTGCCGCCACCCGGACGGGACGGCACGCCTGGTCGGCAGCGCGCTGCGCGTCTTCGAGGCCGACGTCGTGCGCCACACCCGCGGTACCTGCTCCGCCGGGCACCGGCACGGCTGGCTCCCCGTCCCCGCGGGGCGGCCGGTCCCCGTCCCCGCCGCGGGGAGGGAGTTCCGATGA
- a CDS encoding ferredoxin, producing MSLLNRTPGTQTAELALDPIGCQGHGTCAELLPELIHLDEWGYPVLTDRRVPAHLMAHARRAVAACPVLALRLSPGR from the coding sequence ATGAGCCTGCTCAACCGCACGCCGGGCACGCAGACGGCCGAGCTCGCGCTGGACCCGATCGGCTGCCAGGGGCACGGGACGTGTGCCGAGCTGCTGCCGGAGCTGATCCATCTGGACGAGTGGGGCTACCCGGTCCTGACCGACCGGCGGGTCCCGGCACACCTGATGGCCCACGCCCGCCGCGCCGTGGCGGCCTGCCCGGTGCTCGCGCTGCGGCTCTCCCCCGGACGGTGA
- a CDS encoding ArsB/NhaD family transporter — protein MTVVAWIAVAVFVGAYILIATERVHRVAAALGGAAIVLGLGIVGSEEAFYSHETGIDWDVIFLLLGMMLVVGVVKRTGLFEYMAIRAAKTARGKPFRVMVLLILVTAVASAILDNVTTVLLVAPVTLLVCDRLALNPVPFLIAEALASNIGGAATLVGDPPNIIIASRADLAFNDFLIHMLPIVAVILAAFILMSRFLFRKALVGDPSRAEDLMALDEREAIKDRTLLIRSLVVLAAILVGFVLQRQTGVSPAVVALVGAGVLVLLSPARPVDLLADVEWETLVFFMGLFVLVGALVHVGALEKLSEQIASLTGAQLVPTLMVILIASAVLSAIVDNIPYVTAMSPVVASLIATNPELGQDGALWWALALGADLGGNATAVGASANVVIVGIALRYGHKITFAGWLKYGVPTAVMSIALCVPYILLRYA, from the coding sequence ATGACCGTCGTCGCGTGGATCGCGGTCGCTGTCTTCGTCGGCGCCTACATCCTCATCGCCACCGAGCGCGTCCACCGCGTCGCGGCCGCCCTGGGCGGGGCCGCCATCGTGCTGGGGCTGGGGATCGTCGGGTCGGAGGAGGCGTTCTACTCCCACGAGACCGGCATCGACTGGGACGTCATCTTCCTGCTGCTCGGGATGATGCTGGTCGTCGGCGTCGTGAAGCGCACGGGCCTGTTCGAGTACATGGCGATCCGGGCCGCCAAGACCGCGCGGGGCAAGCCCTTCCGCGTCATGGTGCTGCTGATCCTGGTCACCGCCGTGGCCTCCGCCATCCTGGACAACGTCACCACCGTGCTGCTCGTCGCGCCGGTGACGCTGCTCGTGTGCGACCGGCTGGCGCTGAACCCGGTGCCGTTCCTCATCGCCGAGGCGCTCGCCTCCAACATCGGCGGTGCCGCGACCCTCGTCGGCGACCCGCCGAACATCATCATCGCCAGCCGGGCGGACCTGGCGTTCAACGACTTCCTGATCCACATGCTGCCGATCGTCGCGGTCATCCTCGCGGCGTTCATCCTGATGTCGCGGTTCCTGTTCCGGAAGGCCCTGGTGGGCGACCCGAGCCGGGCCGAGGACCTGATGGCGCTGGACGAGAGGGAGGCCATCAAGGACCGCACGCTGCTGATCCGCAGCCTGGTGGTGCTGGCGGCGATCCTGGTCGGCTTCGTCCTGCAGCGGCAGACCGGCGTCTCGCCCGCGGTGGTGGCCCTGGTCGGCGCGGGTGTCCTTGTCCTGCTCTCCCCGGCCCGCCCGGTGGACCTGCTCGCCGACGTGGAGTGGGAGACGCTGGTCTTCTTCATGGGCCTGTTCGTGCTCGTGGGCGCGCTGGTGCACGTGGGCGCGCTGGAGAAGCTGTCCGAGCAGATCGCCAGCCTCACCGGTGCGCAGCTGGTGCCCACCCTGATGGTGATCCTGATCGCGTCCGCGGTGCTGTCGGCCATCGTGGACAACATCCCCTACGTCACCGCGATGTCGCCGGTGGTGGCGTCGCTGATCGCGACGAACCCCGAGCTGGGGCAGGACGGTGCGCTGTGGTGGGCGCTCGCACTCGGCGCCGACCTCGGCGGCAACGCGACCGCGGTCGGCGCGAGCGCGAACGTCGTCATCGTGGGGATCGCGCTGCGCTACGGGCACAAGATCACGTTCGCCGGGTGGCTGAAGTACGGCGTTCCCACGGCCGTGATGTCGATCGCGCTGTGCGTGCCCTACATCCTGCTGCGGTACGCGTAG
- a CDS encoding CBS domain-containing protein encodes MRARDLAESAAVLRPQDSAADALARFAFSAQPGILVDVGHGGYIAVPGSQLLRLLLPAYVLDDPSLGRVWDEAHADRLAQDLPGRTVQDLLTQMQDERDDDRPPAVVDGDATLVEVAAVMATAHAPLVAVVDDGRLLGAVTVNRLVSRLLA; translated from the coding sequence GTGCGCGCACGTGACCTTGCCGAGTCCGCCGCAGTCCTGCGCCCGCAGGACTCCGCCGCCGACGCCCTGGCCCGCTTCGCGTTCAGCGCCCAGCCGGGGATCCTGGTCGACGTCGGGCACGGTGGCTACATCGCGGTCCCCGGCTCGCAGCTGCTGCGGCTGCTGCTGCCGGCGTACGTGCTCGACGACCCGTCCCTCGGACGCGTCTGGGACGAGGCGCACGCCGACCGGCTGGCCCAGGACCTGCCCGGGCGCACCGTGCAGGACCTGCTGACCCAGATGCAGGACGAGCGCGACGACGACCGGCCCCCGGCCGTGGTCGACGGCGACGCCACCCTGGTCGAGGTCGCGGCGGTGATGGCGACCGCGCACGCACCGCTGGTGGCGGTCGTCGACGACGGTCGCCTGCTCGGAGCCGTCACCGTCAACCGGCTGGTCTCGCGGCTGCTCGCATGA